From the genome of Nicotiana sylvestris chromosome 1, ASM39365v2, whole genome shotgun sequence:
ATGTGGCATGATTTTGACTTTAACACTAATATCAAATGCTTTCTATATCAATTATCCTATAGAGTCTGCTAACAAGTAATTCAATTCTTtaatttcttttacaaattccAGACTTTTCAAGTCTTCTTCCCTATTAAAACCCACCCACTCTATTCCTTGTTTCTCACCAAAACCCAAATGGGATACTCCACAACATTAGTTGCTTGTTTCATTACTTTTGCTATATTATTTCCCTCATCTCAAGCTCAAAATTCTCCCCAAGATTATCTTAACGCTCATAATGCAGCACGTAGACGAGTTGGTGTTGGTCCCATGACATGGGACAATCGGGTAGCGGCCTTTGCCCAAAATTATGCAAATCAGAGAGCTGGGGACTGCAGGATGCAGCACTCCGGTGGCCCTTACGGCGAAAACCTAGCCGCCGCCTTCCCTCAACTCAACGCCGCTGGTGCCGTAAAAATGTGGGTTGATGAGAAGCAATTTTACGATTATAATTCAAATTCTTGTGCAGCGGGAAAAGTGTGTGGACACTACACTCAGGTGGTGTGGCGTAACTCAGTACGTCTTGGTTGTGCTAGGGTCAGGTGCAACAATGGTTGGTATTTTATAACATGCAATTATGATCCACCAGGTAATTGGAGAGGACAACGTCCCTACGGTGATCTTGCAGAGCAACAGCCCTTTGATTCCAAGTTGGAACTTCCAACTGatgtataataataataatggtgTACATGATCAAATAATGAATAAAAGCTTTATCCTGTGTTAAGgaaaattaaataaataccaGTACTATGCTATGTGTCTGTGATATGTTATCTTCTTACCCAGTGGATAATAATCTAATGATGTAATAATGGGTGGTTTTATTGTTATCTACCTTGTTTACGCACATTTTTTTTTTTCGTATTATGGGGGTGTGTATGTATATGTTTTGATGAATAAATAAAAAGTATACGGTGATGAGTAAACTGTGATATAAATGTGTTCTTTGATTAAGATAATTACTAGATACGTCTATTTACTGCTTTTACTTTGTTTAAAATTTTTGCTACTAGAATTTAAACGTTTGATTTTCACGATTAAGGCTTGATCAGCTGAACTTTGTGGGATAAGTTTACTTTAACATTTGTTGCTGTAATAACTAATAAATTCAGTAGTACTAATTAATTATAACGGGTGAGAGCATTAAGGAGAAAGAGACCCATAAGGAAAAACGCCGTCGCCGGCATCAAAACGTGATAAGAGGGAATACATTTGGATTTATAATCtagttttttttcttcaaatttgtttattattttgtCACAGTTGTAAGAAATGATTTGAGGGTTTGTGTTCTAATCCAATTTTCAACGATAGGATTATTGGAAATCAAGCATATGCCTATTGATTTCACCTAAGTTTTTAACGCCAAACCTTCCATTTTCTCAATGCTATATTGGGATAAAAATTTCTCTTACCCCCGAGAACTATTCTTAATTTAGTGTAGTATTATAAATCCTGAAATTATTATAAATATAAGATAAGGTATATGATATATCTTTGAATATTTAGCTGGGTAGGTAGTCTCAGACGTTTAATTACTAGCAAACCAATAAGTGATCTCCAAAAATCTGTTGAGTGCTAGGAAGAAATGTTATTTTGACCTTTGTGACCCTAAAAGTACTGCTTATTGGTTAATTAGTGAGAAAGTGAAGAGACTATGGATAATATTCAAAAAGAGACAAAGTAAATTCATTAATCAACTTGAAGGTGGATAACACACCAATATTATATGAAAGCAGACAAAAAGTATTACACATCGTTGTAGTTAATCGAGAGGAATACAAGTTTATTTGCCTAAATTAAAGGGCTAGACTTAAGCAATACGTGATTACTTCTTTTGGTAAAGGCATATGCATTAAGATACGCAAATAATCTCAACATGCCCTAGCTACTTGCATTATATGCCTTTTATTTAAGAGTTTAGAGTTCAACAAACATATAATGATAACGTAAAGACTACAATCAGGTTATTAAAAAGTCAACTATAAGTAACTTTCTATAGAAAATATTATTAAAACCTACAAATCTTGGTAAATGACCTATTACAATAACTAAAACACCATAAATAAATCTTTTACATAGTTTGTGTATATTATTTAAATCTTTTTTGTTTCCCACCCGGCATCCGGCAACccgcattggagcccgactatataTTCGCACCATGTAGGGTCCCATTCGGGGGAAGCACTCCCTACCAAGGGATTTTCCATAACCAGGCAGTAGCAAAGCCAAGAATTTTATttagggtgttcaaacttgaaaaaagtaaaaaaagaatcccgataaagggtgttcaatatatgttatatacctatAAAATCTAATATTTACCTATATATGTAATATAATTTTTCGACAAAGGGTGGTCAAATACACTATGTAGCTTCGCCACTGTACCCAGAGCTCGAACCCGAGAACTCTGGTTAAAGAAAGATAAGCACACATCCTTTACTGGTATATTTAAATCCTTACTAGTACTAGTAGTAGGTATCTTAAGGTGAAAGCACTCTAACTTTACCAAGGGTGATGTCTTCTTGACTTTAAAAGTTGCTTTTAAAAACGctcaacttcttttcgctttgcaTGCACATGCATTTCCAAATTTCACGTAGCAAAATAATCATATTTTTCACCTATAAATAGCCAACTTATCCAATTCATTCTCATCATCTCTTCACAAATGGCAATATCCAATGCTTCTTTTTCCACTCTTCTAATTTGTTTCATAATCTTGGCCTTTGCTTTTCCTTCTCATGCCCAAAATTCCCAAACAGACTACCTCAATGCTCATAATTCTGCTCGAACTCAAGTTGGTGTTAGTGCAATAACATGGGACATTACTCTTGCAAATTACGCACAAAATTATGCTAATCAAAGAATTGGCGATTGCAATCTCGTCCACTCTAATGGTCCTTATGGTGAAAATCTTGCCAAGGGTTCTGGTTCTTTCACCGGCGCAGCTGCTGTTAATATGTGGGTAGCAGAGAAACCCTACTATGACTATACTAACAATTGTTGCACTACTGGAAACCAGTGTCTGCATTATACTCAGGTGGTTTGGAGTAACTCGGTTCGAGTTGGTTGTGCTAGGGCTCAGTGCAGTAATGGATGGTGGTTCGTTATTTGCAGCTATGATCCTCCTGGCAACGTCGTTGGTCAACGTCCTTACTAAATACTTCTCAAGGACTAAGAGTTTGAttaaataagaacatgattactAGAATGTGATGAATAAGCTACTTAAAAGAAGCATAATCTATCAGTAAAAATAAGTGAAAGTGATAATAAGATAGAGGTTTTATATATGATCGATCTGTATTGGCAGCATTTAGTTTCGTTGCACCAATTAATTTGGAGTAACGAGCATTTGTAGCTGCTGAAGTGTTGTCTTGTacctgtgttttttttttttttttttgagttattTGGTTTGAATTTTATGCATGACAGATTTGGTTATCGTTGGATCTAGATTTATGCATGAAAGCTACTTACCAACTGCATGAAAACTACTTACCTCTATTTGGTTTTGTTCGTTTTGCTTGATTTATAGAAACTAATTGAATTCCATTTTCTATATTGGTATAGTTTATAAAAGAGTTACATTTGACGAATTAACTAATTattcaattaaatatttaaataatcaATTACCTAATGATACTGATCTAAATAAATAGAAAGAGATCAGAGTCCGATCGAACCAAAGTTTCTGTAATTTTCATGAATGAACGGCCAATTCGGG
Proteins encoded in this window:
- the LOC104235161 gene encoding basic form of pathogenesis-related protein 1-like; the encoded protein is MGYSTTLVACFITFAILFPSSQAQNSPQDYLNAHNAARRRVGVGPMTWDNRVAAFAQNYANQRAGDCRMQHSGGPYGENLAAAFPQLNAAGAVKMWVDEKQFYDYNSNSCAAGKVCGHYTQVVWRNSVRLGCARVRCNNGWYFITCNYDPPGNWRGQRPYGDLAEQQPFDSKLELPTDV
- the LOC104235162 gene encoding pathogenesis-related leaf protein 6-like, which produces MAISNASFSTLLICFIILAFAFPSHAQNSQTDYLNAHNSARTQVGVSAITWDITLANYAQNYANQRIGDCNLVHSNGPYGENLAKGSGSFTGAAAVNMWVAEKPYYDYTNNCCTTGNQCLHYTQVVWSNSVRVGCARAQCSNGWWFVICSYDPPGNVVGQRPY